The window ACCAAAGTGTGAGTGCTGACACAGGTGTGGTCAGCAAATCCAGCTTTTAGCAATGTTATATGAGGTCAATGGAGGAGCTAGTTGACCTCTCACGTTCAGAGTCTCACAGCTGTTCACACGCAATAAAACGTGACTGTGCCTGATGTAGACTGCCATCATCTGCATCATTTGTgataccttttaaaaatccaagaGCCAGACCTAGGAATGGAAACCATGACCTTCTTGTTAGGTATCAGAGAAGCTCCTTTGAGTGCCTGACCTTAAGAATAGACTTTCAAGATCTGCAttcagacctgtctggaggATCTCCAAGAGGTGCGGTGAGAAAAGCCTCTCCTGTTCCCGAGGCTGCTGGGTTGTGCAGCCAGATCCCTATGTCAGCAACACAGCCTGAGGGCATGGCAGCCTGCAGCTCCGGTAACAAAGCCAGTACTGAGTCTCagccctttctccctttccctgttGTATTCTGTATTACATTAGCATTGATAAGTTGCCAGACTAAACAGGGAGGTGCCCAGCGAGTATAAGTATCTGCATTGTTAATGGCCTCTGAAGAGGTGGGTTTTTAAACTGCGGTTTGGAATTTGAGGTACCTGAactctgcccagccccaggaTCCCAACAAATGTCTTTCATGATATTCTACAGCCTGGAACTAGAGTCTCAAAATGCCACACAGAGGAAATACCTCAGATAGACACCCTCCAACCATGCTGCAAGGTCATCCACCAGACCATGCATTTGAAGTCAAAGTGATGCGTTGCTGGTTTTAACTGTGAGACGCCATGGGTATCTATCATGTCACTCCATAACACCAGATGCATTCTGTGCCTTACACCTCTGCAATGTACCTCTCACAAAGCACTTCAAACACCTGCTGGGGATTTTGCGTATAATTTGTGCTTCATTCTTTTATAACTAGTGTGCATACATTATTTGAAGAAAACGAATACTTAGTACTTGATCTTTCACACAGAAACAACTGGCACTGTAAGCatgtaatatttttgtattcatactgtctgctgtttctcatttaCCAAGTTTTCACAGTATGGACTGAAGGGAAACTTCTCCTTTAAATAGCTTAAAATGAGAGGAATCAAGGTCGTATGTGTCATGGGCCTAAATACATTTTGACTAATTGAATCAGACTATTTTAGGTATAGTTCAAAGTTCACTGTATACTTTCAGAGTTAAGAAAGCTTGATCAGCATCTTTGAGCAAAGAATGTTTTATCTGGCACATTGAAACTTTATTCTAGCTGTGGAATAAGAATACTGGTAGGAGGTGTTAAGAGAGGGCCATGAAATGGTGTAAGTTTTAATAGCTACAGTGAAACCAGGACTTGCTCAATTTAAAACACATACAACATTATAACTGTGAAACCAATTCTGCCTTGCTTAATCTTTGCCTCAGTGAGACATTCCTCAACTGTATTCTGTTTAGCACATCAGCTCAGAGTTTTGACAGCAGTTCACATTCGGTACTTAGAACACCATCAACTGAAAGAATTTCCCAGGGAGCACGCTGACTCCCCTCTCCAGAAGTATTGCTTCTAACACTGATGCTCGACTGACTTCCAGTAAAAGGATATGAGCAGCTGTGAAGACTCCCTTTTTCTGAAAGGTGAGATGGGAAAACCCCAATCACCCCCACCACACACTGATTTCCCCCAACACGGGAAGCACTGATGAATACCCCCACACATGTATCCTCATGTGATCATTTCATGGTAATTTGGAAATACCTGCATGCCTTTCACTGCAGGCAGATACTAGTAAATGCCATTTCAGAAGAATCTGGGCCACCAACACTTGCTGGTCCTTCAGGCAGGAGTTAGTCAAACAGGGCAGGACTATGACTTCAATAGGACAATTAGAGAGTAAATTCATCCCCATGTGTAGACAATCTGTCCATCTATCCCTAAAGGTCTTAGGCAGAATATGAGTTGGTTTTGGGATTTCAATTGCAGGATAGGGATAAACTTTTCACGTTACTGAACAGCATATAACACATGGCATACTAAATGTGTACAAGTGCCTTCTGAGGGTAGGTATCTAGGCAGCTTGCGCTAATAATGGTTTGCAACCACAGGAAGAGATcacttcttaatttttctgccatttcttttttctttaaaacaaacatagGAAATCACATGCAACAAATGACATAGTGCAAGATTAGGACTGCACAGTTGACCACTTAGAAGGCAAGACATGCACAAGGCGGGATACAAAACTTGCCTGATCATGCATAAAGTTTATGATACAGGCTTCATCACTGCAATCTCAAGTTTTATAGCTGCAAACGTACCTAAACTTCACTTCCCAGATAATACAACATAACAAGGGGAATACTTGTTTACCTTTACCAAAAGGTAAAATGTTAAGTAACAATTGTATGGCTTTTTGAAAGATGTACAATAGAGTTCAAAAAGCTTTGGAGCTCAAGGCAAGAATAATTAGAAACATTCATAGCATGCATGATGAGAAAAGCCAGACTAGATTAACATAATCATCTCTTTTGACTATAAAATATATGAATCTGCCAGATATTAATTAGTCCCTATAAAAGTATAAGGTTCTCCAAACGGTTTTGCCTGTAACATAAAATACCTTTAGTCTTTCTTCTCAACAAATGCATTCATCAATGTATGACAAAGAAAAACCAGTTCTGCGCCCGTGTTGAGCTAGAAAGCCTTGCAAATAAACAACAAACGATACTTAAATTCAGAGAGTGATTTCCTTAAAGTGGAGGAAGCATGCAAATCATTTTAAGTAAAGCagttttaataatattatttcAGGCTACTTGTATTACACAGAGTACTGTCCTGTCTTTGATACAGACATATGCTAATGTGTACTTACTGGCACCAGTTTAAATAGGAATAAGTCAGGAATAAGGCCACTACAGTACGTTATCTCCTTGAGTACTTCTCTGAGATGGCTGTAGTGGCAGCTTTTCCAATTATAGTTCTGTTGCTTAGTGCATTTGGGCTACAATTCTGCATATTACCATTAcagttttgaaatacagaagagatTACAAGAGATTGCACTAACAGTTGACAAAAGCCACTGAAATTCAGAGTAAAGAATGCTGGAAGGTTCATCTACAAGAGAAAGGGCAGGAGTTAGTGAACTGCGTTTCCCAGTACGCATTCAAATCAAAGTGATTTAAACACGGAATATTTTACAGGCTTGGTTGGTTGTCTTTTACTATTGCATACTTTACCAGGGTTATCAGCTGACCTGTGACCATTCTATTTAAAACTAACTAAATACTGATACAGGTGGGACAGATGGAGAAAACATAGTAAAAATGCTTATCTTTGTCTAATATAAACCTATTGTGTCATTTAATTCATTTCAAAAACAACCCAAAGCAACTTATTATTTTGAGGGAAACAGGGTTATTCTTATCTCGTGcacaaaagaaattacttgGTCTGACTGCAATGAGAGATAAAAGTGATTCTCTATCAGTGTGTTTTCAATGAATATTGTATACAACGGAGATGTATAAATCAGAGCACAACTTCAGCTTCATGCTCTTCGCTTCATTTTACTTACCATCAGTTCCTATTTCACTTTTAAGGTCAGTACAAGACTGGAAAAGACACAAGAAAAGACTGAGTATTGAAGAATACTTCTTAAATCATTAGTTGTTTGTCATTTTAATGGTGTTAGACTTTAGCAAATTTCTGAAGCATAAACTAGTTAGCTTTACAATGTCCAAATATTGTTAGTCTTAGAAGACTGCTTACTTGAAGCCTGTGCTCTCCACTCAATTTACAAACTGCCCCTATTTCCTTAGGCCGATGATGTAACTGCTTTATTTGCAGTGTCTTGGTCAGGATACAAATACAACGGGCTCTGCGATGAATTTGCTCTTGGAGGTGGTTGTGTACTAGTCAGTCTTTCAGAATTTCCTGGAGAATTCTCCCTCCACCTTGGACTTGCCTGCTCCTGAGACACTTCCCACACAGATGGGCACGGCGAGGTAAAATTCACGGTGGATCGTGAGAGGTAGTTCTCCTGAAGACCTTCTTCTTGGAGGCACCTGTTTGAaagcacttctttttctttggagttTCGCCATTTCATCCTTCGATTCTGAAACCAAATTTTCACCTGTTTGCAAGTTAATGAGAGTTTAttatcatcctttttttttaaacaactttgccctaacaagggtttttttctttccatccccTTAGTTTCAAATTCCATCCTTATTCATTGTTATAGTAGATCCAGTGAAGTTGACCGACATTATCTGAGGATTTTCCCATCGCTATTTACCTCAGCTGGGCTAAACGCTCTCCTTCACTTTCACCACCTCAAACGGGTGATTATTTGGCTTAGACTGGAAAAAGGACAGCCCAGTGGCTAGGGATAGAGAAACTTCCTATAGCAACAACTTTCTAGACAGAAAAGGATTCTCAGAGTAAATCAGCATCATCATTAACAAAGCTAAGTGATACTACTGGTGATGCGAAGCCTTCTATTTAAAAGAGGCTCTAAGAACTATGACTGTCCCATTCACAAGCATAGCTAAAACCAGCTTGGCCATATAGCTTCAAAATGTGTGTTATGACATATAAGAGGGTAGTGAGgatttaaagacattttgtcTGCCTGACTATAGTTTTCCAGGAGTTGCCTAGAATCTATGTGCTTTtgagataaattaatttttcaaaaacttcTGAAGCTTGATCACAAGCGTTCAAAGGCGTTTATGAAATGTTGGGAAAATCTTGGGGAAATATACATCTGGGAACTGGTTTTacataaagagaagaaatagggAGGAGAAGGATCAATCAAATTATTCAGACTGTGTTCTATTCTCCctttaatatttgcatttagttGTAGTATTTAGATGCTTGATATGAAGACAAAGTGGCCAAGCTTTCAAAGGTTTGAGAATCATTGCCTTAGATGGCAGGTACTGTTCCTCCAGCACAACTGGTCAGAAAATTGAAGAAGTAACCTTCATGGCAACTGCTCTTCctttcatgaggaaaaaaaattaaaaagacacagactatcattaaattattttcctgtagtGGTAGTTGTTATATATTTGCCATTccactgttttttctcccctgggCTCTCTTGAATAtaaagaacacagaagaaaaactcaAGGAAATAATTGTAATATTAGGAATTTGACTACATATTGGGAAATTTTTAGGCAGTGCACTGGTGAGTGCAATTACACATTTTCATTGAAATAGTTTATCCCGCAGAGATTACAGCTCTGTTCATCACACTGAGAAGCACCacactgtgctgctttttttgtttgtagttGCAGCACTTGTGATGGAAATCAGAGTCAGGTTGCAAGGAACCACTACAGACCACAAGATCTAACCTCTTGCGCAAAGTGGAGCCAACTGCAACGTTGGATCAAATTGTTGAGGGTTTTGTCAAGTTCTGAAAATCTCCAAGATAAAGATGATGAGAGCTCCCATCATCATTCCCAGGTTTTTCTGCCCTACATATCTTAAGCACTTTCGCTCCTGCTGcatgcaaggaaataaaattgtacTGTCACTCTCTCACTCTTTCTAGCTGTACTCTAGGTATCTGCATCTACTTCAGCACCTTCAGAATCCCACCTGCCAGCTGCTACCACGTTCATTTTCTCCTGTTACACGCcttcacaaacattttttccagtttctttcaggttttgtgCTCTTCAAGCCAGgcacttttcctttgcttttatcTGCAGCTAGGTCAGGGCCCTGAGATTCCAGATTGGGCTACTGCCCCTCAGCACTGCCACTAACAGTTCAGTTAGAACAGCTCACTGGAGGTATCAGACCCTCAGCTAAACTCTCAAGTCCTGCAGTAGGCCAACGTGGACTCGTGAAAAATCCCATGAAATGTGAATTGGTAAGTAAAGTGGGAGCATTTTAGAAGGCCACCCTGCAAAATTTTTCCTTCTAGAGTTCCTCTCTGCTCCAAGGATCTCTTTCCTTGTGCAGCTAAGTTTCTTTTTGTAGGGATGGCTGCCTGTGTCTTAGGGCAGAATGGTTTCAGAGCGGTGCTGTTGATTGCGTTGTCACTAGCTGTTCATCTGCAAGCGCAAAGGGTGCGTAGAGGAATGCAGGAGGGCTCTATGCTCGGCTGTTTTCTGCCTGGATCTCCGCCTATCAGACAGTGGGACGGAGCATAGTTCCCTGCCCAGAGTTCCGGAGGGGGCTCTGTCAGACAGCAAAATGGGAGttggaaatgaaatgcagagGTGGTGTTTCTCCCACTTTGTGTGAAAATGGAGCGATCAACTTTTGAATGCACACTTTCAGGAAATAAAGTAGGAGCCTGTTCAAGCATTCCTTGGTTAAAACTGCCATTGATTTACTGAGGTCTTTGCTCAGTGAAGGAGCTCAGGGCTGCCCCTGTGCTGTTCAATTTTCCTCCTTCGAAgccattttaaagatttttcctcaaaaagacagaaagtcACAGATGTTCTGTCATTCCTTACCTGAGACTCCTTTAGACCCAGGTTAATTGCCAGTTTCTTCCTGTCTGTTTTACTGAtatatttctgcttctgaaacattttctccaAAGCTTTCCTCTGGTCTTCGGAAAAGACAGCTCTTCTTAATATACCTCTCCGGGCTTTGGAGTTAGACTCCTGGGTCAGAAGAGGCAGGACACTTTCCTCTCCTAGTGGAAATGGATGAGAGTTTCACATAGTATCTAACACATATCAGAGAAATATTAAATGCTGTTCATTATAATGCTAGCAGACTACTGTCCCACTTTTGATTTGTTGGTGTTATAAGTGTGTCGTAATGCTTCAGTCATGTTCATTAAGGACTAAATCCTCACTTGGATCTAGAGGTGTTGTCAGTGGTCAAAAGTCTCCCCTTGACATGGTAAAAAGTAAATCAGATGAGTTCATAGAGGAACATTAACACAGGGCCCATGCTACTGTAAAATTCAAATATAATCAGGGAgaaacttttccattttcctttgcacATTATCATCACTGAGTAAACTGCAGTAAGTTTTCCTAGgagtttattttctccttgtgtGAAATGCAGAACCAGATAAAAGTGGTCTGTAATACTGATTCAAAGAAACTAAATAGGCTTTCTTTAGTTTTGTTTACTAACGAAAGGCTTTCAGAGTGAACTATTTCTCAGAAAATCCCTGGCCATTCACTTACTCATTCTGGAAACTGCAGCAATTTCTTTATTACAGGATTTGAGGAGTACTTGAACTTACTCCTTTCAGCCTGGTTTCTAATCCTTTGACATCTCATAGCAAGTCCTGGGAGGGCAGTTTTTAATGAATCCAATCACATCCCCTTGATCCATGCCTAGAGGGAACCCTACCCTGGAAAACAACCTCAAAATTGGGGGAAAGAGCTAGAGCGGAGAAGTGTTCACATTGTCCCTTCATTGGCCTcacaaagaggacagaaaacTCAAATCCAGATAAATCGCTCGCCTTCCTCACTCCCAATAAAGCCTAAAGCCATAGTGCTTTCCCATGCTCCCTCTCCCCTAGAAGGATGCGCTGTATGGGGAGCAGTCCCTGGTGAGGTTTGGTACACCTCCAGCACTCCCAGCTTCCCCAAATGCTCGTCCCGGGGAGCAGTGCCAGAGGCCAGCTGAATAGGGCCTGTCACCAAGTGTTGGGTGTGATAATTGCATGGGGCAGTTAGAAGCAGGCCAGGAAAGAGCTGCCCTTTGATTCAGAAACCTGTGCCATGGCTATACAGCCACTGACACCTACAATCTTTATGTGAGAGGGCAGCCACGAAGATAGCTTTGGTGTGTACTGCATGCAAGTTAGACTCTACAGGTGCAAGCTGTCCTCCTGTTGTCCGCCTTCCCATGTACATGGGCCAAGATTGCCATCCCAGTTTATAGTTATAGCAGCTGCAAAGGTGTGCTGGTGTTCGATTTCTGTCAAGGATCATTTTCATATTGAAGccaatggcaaaattcccataTAAAGCAGATTTTCTAAAAGATTGCACATTCTTTCATGAAAAAGTCTATCTATTCTAGTCAGCTGTAGCGGGAGAGAGGGGGTGTAAATACATTTGTTCAATAGATATAATGCTCttgaaaatactaattaaatCCAGATGCAGCTTTCACAAACTGTTCCTTTGGGCTACGTCACATTTCAACTTCTGTgtattatacatatatacacatggGTATGCGTATCTTTAAGCAcccacagagaaacaaacaaacatatacCAAGGATATTGTAGAACTGTGTGTGTATAATGATGAGAAACTAAAGTGTATATGTGTATGTCTTACAAAGTCGACTAAATACTTTTGTGGTGCATGTGTGACTGGTTTGATACTACATACATTACCGCTGTATCCTGCCTCCAGCTGTGACCAGCAGAAGAATAATATCAGAAGCTGCGTAAGTGTACAACGATCCTTCCCTAAAATACACTGCCAGTGTCAAACATTACTGATTTAGGGATGATTGCATTCTGCTAGACATGCCTTTCTTGAATTTTTCTACGCTTTAAGAACCCATCTTTGTATTTGTCCCCCATACCAGCCTGCGGCAAAAAGTAATTATTATGATTTAAAATGCTACAGTataaataaatctaaatttaTACAGACatatttcaattttcaaaattatatctGAGATCAGATACAAAAATCATAACCTACTGGTTATTATCCTGATATTTATGACACAGTGAGACATAGTCAGACTAcatccaaaccaaaataaactatCTGCAGAACAAAAGTCAAAATGCCACAATGGAGGTTTCTGCAAAGGGCAAGCCAGGTTCACATTTCTCTGAGAAGTGTGTAGCCTGCTCATGACTCCCACCCTGAGCTCCCATCCTGCCCATGAAGCTGGGGGCAAACATTGGCCCTTCTTCCTCAAGcatgttttctctccttcttgCTCAAATGTGGTGAATTTAGGTATCTTTTTCCAGGTAACTTCTGAGCAATTTCTGATGAGTCACCAGCCATTCTCAAGTCTACTGGAAGGCATAGTCTGACAGCAGAAGAGCTGGTACCTTCCCTCATCCTCACTGTGGGATGAGAGACACCAGTGAGGGAAGAGGCGTAACAGGGCTGGTCCTTGCCTCCTGGCCTCCATTCCACAATGGAGTTGTCAGCCAAGGACAGAGGATGCCAGATTATGTGACCCCTTAAAATTTGTCTTTCCTGGCTGGTTGTTAACAGTCAATCAGCAAAGAAACAACCTCCTGCCAGAGCCCCGAGGTGCCAATTAATTCCCATACAGGCAGTATGTAGGGTACAGCTTAACACCTGTGTTAGACTAACTTAACAGTGAAGAATCTACACACTCTAAGGCACAATATgtaactgtttttaaaagattaacTAAACAAAATTTAATGGTGAGCAG of the Grus americana isolate bGruAme1 chromosome 1, bGruAme1.mat, whole genome shotgun sequence genome contains:
- the DBX2 gene encoding homeobox protein DBX2 isoform X2 — encoded protein: MLPSALYWDLVGSSALLNLPAAPGFGNLGKSFLIENLLRAGAPPSPAQLRPLPASPVPLKLCPAAEQISPSGGPYPTRWAFQVLNPSAADGGRLPARAPAAERGSVFPPAATALSKHFFLRAPPFYSACCGGSCQHPASPTAFPREESVLPLLTQESNSKARRGILRRAVFSEDQRKALEKMFQKQKYISKTDRKKLAINLGLKESQNRRMKWRNSKEKEVLSNRCLQEEGLQENYLSRSTVNFTSPCPSVWEVSQEQASPRWRENSPGNSERLTSTQPPPRANSSQSPLYLYPDQDTANKAVTSSA
- the DBX2 gene encoding homeobox protein DBX2 isoform X1, translating into MLPSALYWDLVGSSALLNLPAAPGFGNLGKSFLIENLLRAGAPPSPAQLRPLPASPVPLKLCPAAEQISPSGGPYPTRWAFQVLNPSAADGGRLPARAPAAERGSVFPPAATALSKHFFLRAPPFYSACCGGSCQHPASPTAFPREESVLPLLTQESNSKARRGILRRAVFSEDQRKALEKMFQKQKYISKTDRKKLAINLGLKESQVKIWFQNRRMKWRNSKEKEVLSNRCLQEEGLQENYLSRSTVNFTSPCPSVWEVSQEQASPRWRENSPGNSERLTSTQPPPRANSSQSPLYLYPDQDTANKAVTSSA